From the genome of Streptomyces sp. V2I9:
CCACCGCAAGGCGAAGTCGCACTGGCAGCTGAACCGTTCGGCGGCCGAGTTCATCAAGTCCAACTGCTGGCGGTACGCGGTGCACGGCGCGCCGTTCGACAGCGCGAGCGAGCATCCGGAGGCGCTGTTCGCCAACCGCCTGGAGGACGGTCTCCAGGAGTTGCGGAAGGTCGGGTGGGCCGATCCGCGCGAGGAGCTGCCGGATTCCGGCGGGCTCATCACGGAGTCGATGCGCGCGTTACGGAACAAGGCGTACACGGTCCGCAAGGAGACCTACGTACGGGACCGGCTCATCGAGCAGCGGCGCTGGTACCGCAGGCGTCAGCAGGCTTCCCGGCGCGGGGCGCTCCTGTGGTCGGGCGCCATCGTCGCGCTGACGCTGCCGGCGCTGGCGCTGAGCGCGCTCCAGGCGTTCGGGGTGGGCCGGTCGTTCGGCCTGACGGGGGTGCTGTCCGCGGCGGCGGCGGCCTGTCTCGCCTGGAACGAGATGCGCCGGCACCACCCGCTGATCTCGGCGCACTCGCTGGTGGAGCAGGACCTGGAGTCGATGCAGGCCGCCATGGAGACCACCCTCACCGAGCGGCACTGGCCGGCGGCGGTGTTCGAGACCGAGCGGATCGTGTCGCCCGAGCACACCGACTGGCTGGTGCGGCACCGCGTGTGAGCCGGGAAGCCGCGCCGTACGCCACCGGTCCGGGCGCGGGCCCGGCCGGGTCACCCGCGCAGGACGCCGTCGCGCCAGATCACGGTGACCGGGCGGCCGAGGGTGCGGGCGTACGTCACGATGTCGCCGGTACCGCCGAGGCCGCGGGCCGGGAGCCCGTCCCAGACCGCGAGCAGCCGGTCGCAGTGGTCGGCGATGTAGGTGCCGGCGGCGTAGTACGCCTCGTCGGTGGAGTGCGGGAAGTCGAGCCGCACCTCCCGGACCGCGCGCGCCTTGAGCGTCCGGTAGCGGGCGAGGTCGACGGCGTTCTCGAAGCACGCCTCGTAGTCGCCGCTGGGGATGACGGCGGTCAGTTCGGCGCCGCAGGCGAGGGCGAGGTCGGCGAAGAGCTGGTCGGCGCCGACCGCCAGGCTGGAGAGCGCCTGCATCGCCCCTCCGCGGCCGCGGAGCGCGGCGCGCAGTCCCGCGAGCACATGGGTCTCGGCCTCGGCGGGGATGGAGCGGTGACCGGTCACTCCGATGCGGTACACGGACCTGCTACCCCCTGATGCCCAGCGGAGGGCGGTCCGGAGCTCGCCCGCCCCGGCACCCTCCGTCGCCCCGTCGCGACGACCCGTCGTGGCGCCATCCTCTCAAGAGCCCCCCGGCGAGCGGGAGCCCCCGTCCGGAATTCCGGACGGGGGCACGTATGTACGGACAGCTCCGTACGTGGCGGGGGCGGGGCCGGTCAGTACACGCTGACGCCGTAGGCGCTCAGCGCCTCGGTGACCGGCTGGAAGAAGGTCGTTCCGCCGGAGGAGCAGTTGCCGCTGCCGCCGGAGGTGAGACCGATCGCGCGGGTGCCGGAGTAGAGCGGGCCGCCGGAGTCGCCGGGCTCGGCGCACACGTTGGTGCGGATCATGCCGTAGACGACGTCGCCGCCCCCGTAGTTGACGGTGGCGTTGAGTCCGGTGACCGAGCCGCTGTGGGTGCCGGTGGTGGAGCCTCGGCGGGTCACGGACATGCCGACGGTGGCGTTGGCGGCGCTGGTGATGTCCTGGCCGCCCACCGTGCCGTCCTTGGGGATGGTGGTGTTGGTGTAGCGCACGATGCCGTAGTCGTTGTTCGGGAAGCTCGATCCGGAGGTCGTCCCGAGCACCGTGGTGCGGGCCGAGTTGGCGTACCAGGTGGTCGCGCCGTCGGTGCAGTGACCGGCGGTGAGGAAGTAGTAGGTGGTGCCGCTGCGGACGTTGAAGCCGAGGGAACAGCGTCCGGTGCCGGAGTAGATGGCGTCGCCGCCGGAGATGAGCTTGGTGAACGTGCCGGGGGTGCGCTCGACGCGCAGCGCGCCGGCGTTGGCGCCCGCCGCCTTCTTGATCCGGTTGATCTCGGCCTGCGAGACGGTGCTGTCGACGGTCACGACGAGGCGCTCGGTCTGCGGGTCGATGTTCCAGGCGGTGCCCGCGATGTCGGCGCCGAGCACGGCGTCGCTCGCCGCGGTCAGCTGGCCGGCGCTGAACGTACGGGGCGTGTCGGCGTTCGCGGTGGGGATGGCCATCGCCGCGACGGCGGCGAGCCCCGCGAGGACGGCCGTGGTGCGGACGCGTCTCGCCGCAGCGGAGCGGTTGTTGGTGCGCTTGATCCTCACGTCGGGTTCCTCCGAGGGGAATCGGGGGCCCTCCTGTGGGGTGGTGGGCCCGTGAGGCGCAGTCGGGGGCCTGTCCGGATTCCGGAGTTGCCGTGCCCCTGACAATCGCTGACCGGAGTATCGAGGCGGCCGGACGGGAGACGCAAGAATGCCTTTCGGCCACGCCGGTCACTCACGCCTCCGGCGCCGCGGGCCGAGGGGCCCGCGGGGCCGGAGGGGCCTCTTCCGGGTCAGGCGTCGACGCGGTTCCGCTCCCCCGCCGGGACCGCGACGGTGAGCGTGTTGCCCGGGGGCGGGAAGGGGCAGATGAAGTGATC
Proteins encoded in this window:
- a CDS encoding S1 family peptidase: MRIKRTNNRSAAARRVRTTAVLAGLAAVAAMAIPTANADTPRTFSAGQLTAASDAVLGADIAGTAWNIDPQTERLVVTVDSTVSQAEINRIKKAAGANAGALRVERTPGTFTKLISGGDAIYSGTGRCSLGFNVRSGTTYYFLTAGHCTDGATTWYANSARTTVLGTTSGSSFPNNDYGIVRYTNTTIPKDGTVGGQDITSAANATVGMSVTRRGSTTGTHSGSVTGLNATVNYGGGDVVYGMIRTNVCAEPGDSGGPLYSGTRAIGLTSGGSGNCSSGGTTFFQPVTEALSAYGVSVY
- a CDS encoding DUF4231 domain-containing protein, which encodes MVFRNDDLPALYHHTDAVAVARQREAVNTTRAQLALLVAGTVPAALPWSAGDGPAARVLHGAAVLAYLGVLFTTFLASHRKAKSHWQLNRSAAEFIKSNCWRYAVHGAPFDSASEHPEALFANRLEDGLQELRKVGWADPREELPDSGGLITESMRALRNKAYTVRKETYVRDRLIEQRRWYRRRQQASRRGALLWSGAIVALTLPALALSALQAFGVGRSFGLTGVLSAAAAACLAWNEMRRHHPLISAHSLVEQDLESMQAAMETTLTERHWPAAVFETERIVSPEHTDWLVRHRV